A stretch of the Capsicum annuum cultivar UCD-10X-F1 chromosome 8, UCD10Xv1.1, whole genome shotgun sequence genome encodes the following:
- the LOC107838950 gene encoding LRR receptor-like serine/threonine-protein kinase ERECTA, with amino-acid sequence MAPFSLLRCNIFSEFLLVGFLLFWSFGPVESDDGSALLEIKKSFRDVENVLYDWTYSPSFDYCAWRGVICDNVTFNVVALNLSSLNLGGEISPAIGQLKDLISIDVRGNRLSGQIPDEIGDCSALINLDLSFNELYGDIPFSVSKLKQLEYLILKNNQLIGPIPSTLSQIPNLKVLDLAQNKLSGEIPRLIYWNEVLQYLGLRGNNLGGSLSPDMCQLTGLWYFDVRNNSLTGSIPRNIGNCTAFQVLDLSYNELTGEIPFNIGFLQVATLSLQGNRLSGQIPSVIGLMQALAVLDLSCNMLSGTIPSILGNLTYTEKLYLHGNKLTGSIPAELGNMTKLHYLELNDNLLTGRIPPELGKLTELFDLNVANNHLDGPIPSNLSSCTNLNSLNVHGNKLNGTIPPAFQKLESMTYLNLSSNNLRGPIPIELSRIGNVDTLDLSNNRFSGSIPSSLGDLEHLLKLNLSKNEIYGYLPAEFGNLRSIMEIDLSSNHLSGPIPQELGQLQNLYLLRVENNNLSGDVMSLAYCLSLNVLNVSYNNLGGNIPTGNNFSRFSPDSFIGNPDLCGYWLTSPCHASHPAERVSISKAAILGIALGALVILLMILVAACRPQSPAPFMEGSIDKPVNYSSPKLVVLHMNMALHVYEDIMRMTDNLSEKYIIGCGASSTVYKCVLKNCKPVAIKKLYSHNAQYLKEFETELETVGSIKHRNLVSLQGYSLSPSGHLLFYDYMENGSLWDLLHGPIKKKKLDWVTRLRIALGSAQGLAYLHHDCSPRIIHRDVKSSNILLDKDFEAHLTDFGIAKSLCTSKTHTSTYIMGTIGYIDPEYARTSRLTEKSDVYSYGIVLLELLTGRKAVDNESNLHHMILTKAANNAVMETVDPEITATCKDLGDVKKVFQLSLLCSKRQPAERPTMHEVARVLESLVPVAETKQPNPIQPALLPSAKVPCYMDEYVNLKTPHLVNCSSMSTSDAQLFLKFGEVISQNSG; translated from the exons ATGGCACCATTTTCACTTCTAAGATGTAATATTTTCTCTGAGTTTCTTCTTGTGGGGTTCTTGCTGTTCTGGAGCTTTGGTCCTGTGGAGTCTGATGATG GTTCCGCATTATTGGAGATCAAGAAGTCATTTAGGGACGTGGAGAATGTGTTGTACGACTGGACATACTCTCCTTCATTTGATTACTGTGCCTGGAGAGGTGTTATTTGTGACAATGTCACCTTCAATGTTGTTGCACT TAATCTTTCAAGTTTAAATCTTGGTGGGGAGATATCTCCTGCAATAGGACAGCTCAAAGACCTAATATCTAT TGATGTTAGGGGAAATCGCCTTTCTGGGCAGATACCAGATGAGATTGGTGACTGTTCAGCACTGATAAACTT GGACCTATCCTTCAATGAGCTCTATGGTGATATTCCTTTTTCCGTGTCAAAACTTAAGCAACTGGAATATCT gattttaaaaaataatcagttGATTGGCCCAATTCCATCAACATTGTCACAGATCCCAAATTTGAAGGTCTT GGACCTTGCTCAAAATAAGTTGAGTGGAGAAATTCCTAGGCTGATATACTGGAATGAAGTCCTGCAATACTT GGGACTGCGTGGCAACAACTTGGGTGGATCACTTTCTCCAGATATGTGCCAGCTCACTGGCCTGTGGTACTT TGATGTTCGGAACAATAGTTTGACTGGTTCCATTCCTCGAAACATTGGCAACTGTACTGCCTTCCAGGTTCT AGATTTGTCTTATAATGAGTTGACTGGAGAGATTCCTTTCAACATTGGTTTCCTGCAAGTAGCTACTTT GTCTTTGCAAGGTAATCGTCTTTCAGGGCAGATCCCTTCCGTCATTGGATTGATGCAGGCTCTTGCAGTTCT GGACTTGAGCTGCAATATGTTGAGTGGAACAATTCCTTCAATTCTTGGGAACTTGACCTACACAGAGAAATT GTATCTGCACGGGAACAAGCTAACTGGTTCCATTCCTGCAGAACTTGGAAATATGACTAAGCTCCACTACTT GGAATTGAATGATAACCTACTTACTGGACGCATACCACCAGAACTTGGAAAGCTAACAGAGTTGTTTGACTT AAATGTTGCAAACAACCACCTTGATGGACCCATACCTTCCAATCTTAGCTCGTGTACCAATTTGAACAGTCT CAATGTTCATGGAAACAAATTGAATGGAACAATTCCACCTGCCTTTCAGAAGCTGGAAAGTATGACCTATCT GAATCTCTCATCCAACAACCTCAGAGGCCCAATTCCAATTGAGCTTTCTCGTATTGGAAATGTAGATACGCT GGATTTATCAAACAATAGGTTCAGTGGTTCTATACCTTCGTCCCTCGGTGATTTGGAACATCTTCTTAAGCT GAATTTAAGCAAGAACGAAATATATGGATATTTGCCAGCTGAATTTGGCAATTTAAGGAGCATCATGGAAAT TGATCTGTCAAGCAATCACCTCTCTGGTCCCATACCTCAGGAACTTGGTCAGCTTCAAAATCTGTACTTGCT GAGGGTGGAAAACAACAATTTATCAGGCGATGTGATGTCCTTAGCCTACTGCCTCAGTCTAAATGTCCT AAATGTCTCATACAATAATCTGGGAGGGAATATTCCAACAGGCAATAATTTCTCTAGATTTTCACCAGATAG CTTCATAGGAAATCCAGATCTGTGTGGGTATTGGCTCACTTCTCCTTGTCATGCATCTCACCCAGCAGAGCGAG TTTCAATTTCTAAAGCAGCTATACTTGGTATTGCTTTGGGTGCCTTGGTAATTCTTCTGATGATACTGGTCGCAGCATGCCGGCCACAGAGTCCTGCACCTTTCATGGAAGGATCTATAGATAAACCAG TTAATTACTCATCTCCgaagcttgtggtccttcataTGAACATGGCACTTCATGTTTATGAGGACATTATGAGGATGACTGATAACTTGAGCGAGAAGTATATAATTGGTTGTGGAGCATCAAGTACTGTATATAAATGTGTTCTGAAAAATTGCAAGCCTGTAGCTATCAAGAAATTGTACTCTCACAACGCACAATACTTGAAGGAATTTGAGACTGAACTTGAGACAGTTGGGAGTATTAAGCATCGTAATCTTGTCAGCCTCCAAGGATATTCTCTTTCTCCATCTGGCCATCTTCTTTTCTACGACTACATGGAAAATGGTAGCCTTTGGGATTTGCTTCATG GTCCTATCAAGAAGAAAAAGCTTGATTGGGTTACTCGCCTTCGAATTGCATTGGGATCAGCTCAAGGGCTTGCATATCTTCACCATGATTGTAGCCCTCGAATAATCCACCGGGATGTTAAATCATCAAATATCTTGTTGGACAAAGACTTTGAGGCTCACCTGACTGATTTTGGCATTGCTAAAAGCTTATGCACATCAAAGACCCATACGTCCACCTACATTATGGGAACCATTGGTTATATTGATCCGGAGTATGCTCGCACTTCTCGCCTGACGGAGAAGTCTGATGTCTATAGCTATGGAATTGTTCTATTGGAATTGCTCACTGGAAGGAAAGCTGTAGATAATGAATCTAATCTACACCATATG ATTCTAACAAAGGCAGCAAATAATGCTGTCATGGAAACAGTGGATCCTGAAATCACAGCCACATGCAAAGATCTTGGAGATGTCAAGAAGGTTTTTCAGCTTTCCCTTCTGTGTTCCAAAAGGCAGCCTGCTGAGAGACCAACCATGCATGAAGTGGCCAGAGTAC